Proteins encoded in a region of the Polyodon spathula isolate WHYD16114869_AA chromosome 9, ASM1765450v1, whole genome shotgun sequence genome:
- the LOC121320436 gene encoding cilia- and flagella-associated protein 298-like, whose protein sequence is MVQLHVKRGDESQFLFTTTVDVPVEELTKQVTAIYNGRLKVDRICSEMKELAEHGVTLPPNMQGLTDEQITELKLRDDWAVKCVPSGGAEFKKDEIGRRNGHAPNEKMKQVLLKTVEQAKSLISKKQVQANECVTLGMVKEALDQLRGAVMIVYPMGLPPHDPIRLEFEDREDLSGTQAALQLIADSEAQLWWAAKELHRGKKLTEYVGKNEKTKIIVKIQKRGQGAPAREPVISPEEQKQMMMYYSRRQEELKKLQKADDDSYFDSEWADRHSLKKQFQGLGDIKWGPR, encoded by the exons ATGGTGCAACTACATGTAAAGCGTGGGGATGAGAGCCAGTTTCTCTTCACTACAACAGTGGATGTTCCAGTGGAAGAGCTGACCAAGCAAGTTACAGCTATTTATAATGGGAGGCTAAAGGTGGACAGGATTTGCTCAG AAATGAAGGAGCTGGCAGAACATGGAGTAACCCTCCCTCCGAACATGCAAGGACTGACGGATGAGCAGATTACGGAGCTGAAGTTACGGGATGATTGGGCAGTGAAGTGTGTGCCCTCTGGAGGAGCTGAGTTTAAAAAGGATGAGATTGGAAGAAGGAATGGTCATG caccaaatgaaaaaatgaaacaagttTTACTAAAAACAGTCGAACAAGCTAAGTCATTAATTTCCAAG AAACAAGTTCAAGCTAATGAGTGTGTTACACTGGGGATGGTGAAAGAAGCGCTTGACCAGCTGCGTGGAGCTGTTATGATTGTTTATCCTATGGGACTGCCTCCTCATGACCCAATCAGGCTAGAGTTTGAGGATCGAGAAGATCTGTCGGGGACGCAG GCAGCTTTGCAGTTGATTGCAGATTCAGAGGCTCAGTTGTGGTGGGCAGCAAAGGAGTTGCATCGAGGGAAGAAACTAACAGAATATGTGGGCAAAAATGAGAAAACTAAAATTATTGTAAAGATACAAAAG CGAGGACAGGGGGCACCAGCTCGTGAGCCAGTAATCAGCCCAGAGGAACAGAAGCAGATGATGATGTATTACTCCAGGCGTCAGGAGGAACTTAAG AAGCTGCAAAAAGCTGATGATGACTCTTACTTTGACTCTGAATGGGCTGACAGGCATTCTTTAAAAAAGCAGTTTCAAGGTCTTGGTGATATCAAATGGGGACCAAGATAA